Proteins encoded within one genomic window of Acidovorax sp. 107:
- a CDS encoding sugar ABC transporter substrate-binding protein, with protein sequence MKFTRRSVQTAAALAVVGSLLASPAFAQDKPKIALIMKSLANEFFRTMEDGAKAHQKAHAKEYTLVANGIKNETDTAAQIKMIEQAMAQKVSAIVLAPADSKALVPVVKAAIDKGILVVNIDNQLDADALKEKNITVPFVGPDNRAGAKLVGDHLAKTLKAGDKVGIIEGVSTTFNAQQRTLGYQDAMKTANITVVGVQSGNWEIEKGNTVAAGMMREHPDLVALLAGNDSMALGAVAAVKAAGKTGKVQVVGYDNIGAIKPMLADGRVLATADQYAAKQAVFGIELAQKALAAKTPQNQLPATVKTDVVLVTKDSK encoded by the coding sequence ATGAAGTTCACCCGCCGTTCCGTTCAGACCGCCGCCGCCCTCGCCGTTGTGGGCAGCCTGCTGGCCAGCCCTGCGTTTGCGCAGGACAAGCCCAAGATCGCGCTCATCATGAAGTCGCTGGCCAACGAGTTCTTCCGCACCATGGAAGACGGCGCCAAGGCGCACCAGAAGGCCCACGCCAAGGAATACACGCTGGTGGCCAACGGCATCAAGAACGAGACTGACACGGCAGCCCAGATCAAGATGATCGAGCAAGCCATGGCGCAGAAGGTCAGCGCCATCGTGCTGGCCCCGGCAGATTCGAAGGCGCTGGTGCCCGTGGTCAAGGCGGCCATCGACAAAGGCATCCTGGTGGTCAACATCGACAACCAGCTCGATGCCGATGCGCTGAAGGAAAAGAACATCACCGTGCCCTTTGTGGGCCCCGACAACCGTGCGGGCGCCAAGCTCGTGGGCGACCACCTGGCCAAGACGCTGAAGGCCGGTGACAAGGTCGGCATCATCGAAGGCGTGTCCACCACCTTCAATGCGCAGCAGCGCACCCTGGGCTACCAGGACGCCATGAAGACCGCCAACATCACCGTGGTGGGCGTGCAGTCCGGCAACTGGGAGATTGAAAAGGGCAACACCGTGGCCGCCGGCATGATGCGTGAGCACCCTGACCTGGTGGCCCTGCTGGCGGGCAACGACAGCATGGCCCTGGGCGCCGTGGCCGCCGTGAAGGCCGCTGGCAAGACCGGCAAGGTGCAGGTGGTGGGCTACGACAACATCGGCGCCATCAAGCCCATGCTGGCCGACGGCCGCGTGCTGGCCACCGCCGACCAGTACGCCGCCAAGCAGGCCGTGTTCGGCATCGAACTGGCGCAGAAGGCCCTGGCCGCCAAGACGCCGCAAAACCAGCTGCCCGCCACGGTGAAGACCGACGTGGTGCTGGTGACCAAGGACAGCAAGTAA
- a CDS encoding LacI family DNA-binding transcriptional regulator, whose product MATIKDVARHAEVSVTTVSHVVNGTRRVSPEGRERVEAAIRALGYVPSAIARSLKSNNTRTLGMLIPNSSNPYFAEIVHSVEDRCFGAGYNVILCNTNDEAHRQGTYLQVLAERRIDGLIVVSTGHDATLATQLAGLSIPTVLVDREIDIAEQQPCDLVETAHMQGGLLATRHLLSLGHRRIACIGGPEGIAPSEQRIAGWRTALADAGCGTGEGLLWHGNFTSQGGYEAMHAVLRAPEPPTAVFVCNDLMAMGALCAAHERDLRVPEALSIVGFDDIELTAFTSPPLTTVAQPKQRIGALAVDMLLERIDGKRQDARKVMLQPELRVRASTAHAPGGAA is encoded by the coding sequence ATGGCTACTATCAAGGACGTTGCGCGCCACGCCGAGGTGTCGGTCACCACGGTGTCGCACGTGGTCAACGGCACGCGCCGCGTGAGCCCCGAGGGGCGCGAGCGGGTCGAGGCTGCCATCCGCGCCCTGGGCTACGTTCCCAGCGCCATCGCGCGCAGCCTCAAGAGCAACAACACGCGCACGCTGGGCATGCTGATTCCCAACAGCTCCAACCCCTACTTTGCCGAGATCGTGCACAGCGTGGAAGACCGCTGCTTTGGCGCGGGCTACAACGTCATCCTGTGCAACACCAACGATGAGGCGCACCGCCAGGGCACCTACTTGCAGGTGCTGGCCGAGCGGCGCATCGACGGGCTGATCGTGGTCTCTACCGGGCACGACGCCACGCTGGCCACGCAGCTCGCAGGCCTGTCCATCCCCACCGTGCTGGTGGACCGCGAAATCGACATCGCCGAACAACAACCCTGCGACCTGGTGGAAACCGCCCACATGCAGGGCGGCCTGCTGGCCACGCGCCACCTGCTGTCGCTGGGCCACCGCCGCATCGCGTGCATTGGCGGCCCCGAAGGCATTGCGCCCAGCGAGCAGCGCATTGCCGGCTGGCGCACGGCGCTGGCCGATGCGGGCTGCGGCACGGGTGAGGGCCTCCTGTGGCACGGCAACTTCACCAGCCAGGGCGGCTACGAGGCCATGCACGCCGTGCTGCGCGCGCCCGAGCCCCCCACCGCCGTCTTCGTCTGTAACGACCTCATGGCCATGGGCGCGCTGTGCGCGGCGCACGAACGCGACCTGCGCGTGCCCGAGGCGCTGTCCATCGTTGGCTTTGACGACATCGAACTCACCGCCTTCACCAGCCCGCCTCTGACGACCGTGGCACAGCCCAAGCAGCGCATCGGCGCGCTGGCCGTGGACATGCTGCTGGAGCGCATCGACGGCAAGCGCCAGGATGCGCGCAAGGTGATGCTGCAGCCCGAGCTGCGCGTGCGCGCCTCCACGGCCCATGCGCCTGGAGGTGCGGCGTGA
- a CDS encoding AMP-binding protein, translating into MEKIWLKSYPPGVPHDVKPEQYRSVAHLLEESFRKHASSPFSVCMDQWMTYGELERRSAALGAYLQSLGLEPGARVAIMLPNIPQFGVTMAAVLRAGYTCVNVNPLYTARELEHQLKDSGATAIVILENFAHTLAEVVDHTAVKHVVMASMGDLLGFWFGKWITFAVRHLAKMVPAYDLPLTGGRKVVTFKKALSLGEHKSLAPSQATLDSIAFLQYTGGTTGLSKGAVLTHRNIVAATLQAEAWFTPALSKVGDLSKANSIAALPLYHIFALTLCLLAIRQGSSLTLIPNPRDIPKFIAELKKRPFHMLPAVNTLFNALLQNPQFKTLDFSHLCVSQAGGMAASEGTAKQWQKVTGSTMIEGWGMSETCAIGTNNPVISTTFSGNIGLPLPGIDIAIKDDEGNSLPQGESGEICIRGPNVMTGYYNQPEENAKAFTPDGFMRTGDIGIMDPQGYTRIIDRKKDMILVSGFNVFPNELEQVISLCPGVVECAAIGVPDEKQGEAIKVFIIKNDPALTEDEVANYCHQNLTGYKRPKYIEFRDELPKSNVGKILRRELRKA; encoded by the coding sequence ATGGAAAAGATCTGGCTCAAGAGCTACCCCCCGGGCGTCCCGCATGACGTGAAGCCCGAGCAATACCGCTCTGTGGCCCACCTGCTGGAAGAGTCGTTCCGCAAACACGCATCCAGCCCGTTCTCGGTCTGCATGGACCAGTGGATGACCTACGGCGAGCTGGAACGCCGCTCGGCCGCGCTGGGCGCCTATCTGCAAAGCCTGGGGCTGGAGCCCGGTGCGCGTGTGGCCATCATGCTGCCCAACATCCCGCAGTTTGGCGTGACCATGGCCGCCGTGCTGCGCGCTGGCTACACCTGCGTGAACGTGAACCCGCTGTACACCGCCCGCGAGCTGGAGCACCAGCTCAAGGACTCGGGCGCCACGGCCATCGTGATCCTGGAGAACTTTGCCCACACGTTGGCCGAGGTCGTGGACCACACGGCCGTCAAGCATGTGGTGATGGCCTCCATGGGCGATCTGCTGGGCTTCTGGTTTGGCAAGTGGATCACCTTTGCCGTGCGCCATCTGGCCAAGATGGTGCCTGCGTATGACCTGCCGCTGACGGGCGGCCGCAAGGTGGTCACGTTCAAGAAGGCGCTGTCGCTGGGTGAGCACAAGTCGCTCGCACCCAGCCAGGCCACGCTGGATTCGATTGCCTTCCTGCAGTACACCGGTGGCACGACGGGCCTGTCGAAGGGCGCAGTGCTGACCCACCGCAACATCGTGGCCGCCACGCTGCAGGCCGAGGCGTGGTTCACGCCCGCACTGTCCAAGGTGGGCGACCTCTCCAAGGCCAACAGCATTGCCGCGCTGCCGCTGTACCACATCTTCGCGCTCACGCTGTGCCTGCTGGCCATCCGCCAGGGCTCCAGCCTCACGCTGATCCCGAACCCGCGCGACATCCCCAAGTTCATTGCCGAACTCAAAAAGCGCCCCTTCCACATGCTGCCTGCGGTGAACACACTGTTCAACGCGCTGCTGCAAAACCCGCAGTTCAAGACGCTGGATTTTTCGCACCTGTGCGTGTCGCAGGCCGGTGGCATGGCGGCCAGCGAGGGCACGGCCAAGCAGTGGCAGAAGGTGACCGGCAGCACCATGATCGAAGGCTGGGGCATGAGCGAGACCTGCGCCATCGGCACCAACAACCCGGTGATCAGCACCACCTTCAGCGGCAACATCGGCCTGCCGCTGCCGGGCATCGACATCGCCATCAAGGACGACGAGGGCAACAGCCTGCCCCAGGGCGAGTCGGGCGAGATCTGCATCCGCGGCCCCAACGTGATGACGGGCTACTACAACCAGCCCGAAGAGAACGCCAAGGCCTTCACGCCCGATGGCTTCATGCGCACGGGCGACATCGGCATCATGGACCCGCAGGGCTACACCCGCATCATCGACCGCAAGAAGGACATGATCCTGGTGAGCGGCTTCAACGTGTTCCCCAACGAGCTGGAGCAGGTCATCAGCCTGTGCCCCGGCGTGGTCGAATGCGCGGCCATCGGCGTGCCCGATGAGAAGCAGGGCGAGGCCATCAAGGTGTTCATCATCAAGAACGATCCGGCCCTGACCGAGGACGAAGTGGCCAACTACTGCCACCAGAACCTCACGGGCTACAAGCGCCCGAAGTACATCGAGTTCCGCGACGAGCTGCCCAAGAGCAACGTGGGCAAGATCCTGCGCCGAGAGCTGCGCAAGGCCTGA
- a CDS encoding triacylglycerol lipase, with amino-acid sequence MIARWQRILLLCILLAMAAWLVWQWPHSPWRAVLGSLVPLCLYLVVMAVEFVLMHITNRTDAAPRARLSQVVGAWWAEVWVALLVFCWRQPFRHQSVPDWLPAQPTGKRGVVLVHGFMCNRGLWLPWFAHLQARGHAYIAVNLEPVMGSIDEYADIIEDAVRKVTAATGQAPVLLCHSMGGLAARAWLRAHQADGRVHRVLTLGTPHGGTWLGRFSRAVNGRQMSLAGDWVVALQRAEPAGRAALFTCWFSNCDNIVFPATTAALVGADNRLVEGLAHVEMAFDPGVMAVCLEEVDRG; translated from the coding sequence ATGATTGCGCGCTGGCAACGAATCCTTCTCCTGTGCATCCTGCTGGCCATGGCCGCCTGGCTGGTGTGGCAATGGCCCCATTCACCCTGGCGCGCCGTGCTGGGGTCCTTGGTTCCGCTGTGTCTGTACCTGGTGGTGATGGCAGTGGAGTTTGTGCTGATGCACATCACCAACCGGACCGACGCGGCACCGCGCGCGCGCCTGTCGCAGGTGGTGGGTGCCTGGTGGGCCGAGGTGTGGGTGGCGCTGCTGGTCTTCTGCTGGCGCCAGCCGTTTCGTCACCAGTCCGTACCCGACTGGCTGCCTGCGCAGCCCACCGGAAAGCGCGGCGTGGTGCTGGTACACGGCTTCATGTGCAACCGGGGGCTGTGGCTGCCGTGGTTTGCGCATTTGCAGGCGCGGGGGCATGCCTATATCGCGGTCAATCTGGAGCCGGTGATGGGCTCGATTGACGAGTATGCGGACATCATTGAAGACGCTGTGCGCAAGGTGACGGCGGCCACGGGGCAGGCGCCGGTGTTGTTGTGCCACAGCATGGGCGGGTTGGCGGCGCGGGCGTGGCTGCGGGCGCACCAGGCGGACGGGCGGGTGCACCGGGTGTTGACGCTGGGAACGCCGCATGGGGGTACGTGGCTGGGGCGTTTCAGTCGCGCGGTGAATGGGCGGCAGATGAGCCTGGCGGGGGACTGGGTGGTGGCGTTGCAGCGGGCGGAGCCTGCGGGGCGGGCGGCTTTGTTTACTTGCTGGTTTTCGAACTGCGACAACATCGTCTTCCCGGCGACCACGGCGGCGTTGGTGGGGGCGGACAACCGGTTGGTGGAAGGGTTGGCGCACGTGGAGATGGCGTTTGACCCTGGGGTGATGGCGGTTTGTCTGGAGGAGGTTGATCGGGGGTGA
- a CDS encoding sugar ABC transporter ATP-binding protein: MPSPSPDSPRTPLLAIQAVGKDYTATVLDGVNVELFAGEVLALTGENGAGKSTLSKILCGLEQPTRGGMQLAGQAYAPSSRRDAERHGVRMVMQELGLVPTLTVAENLLMGRLPHRLGWLQRDVLHAAARAQLAKIGLDSIDPATPVSQLGIGQQQMVEIARNLQDDTRILVLDEPTAMLTPRETNYLFEQIAHLTARGVAIIYVSHRLEELRRIADRVAVLRDGRLVDVRPMAGMSEDDLVQRMVGRVVSDLDHRPRRPVGPVVMSADKLGRGTAVQDVSLELRAGEIFGIAGLVGSGRTELVRLLFGADRADRGSVTLHPVLEQKQPQALEDHAQAATQNIAKPPTPAPTAPRTWQRGFASPLQAIAAGVGLVTEDRKSQGLLLSQPIRINATLSDLSAVSRGGWLQRGLESRLVQGFIRTLRVRCHGPEQPVGQLSGGNQQKVVFARWLHREGRVLLLDEPTRGVDVGARAELYGELDRMALEGRALLMVSSDLRELMAMADRIGVMSAGRLVAVFERGEWSEQSLLAAAFSEPGGRPHTSTTPSTPSPVTA, from the coding sequence ATGCCCAGCCCGTCACCTGACTCACCACGTACGCCCCTGCTCGCCATCCAGGCCGTGGGCAAGGACTACACCGCCACCGTGCTCGATGGCGTGAACGTGGAGCTGTTTGCAGGCGAGGTGCTGGCGCTGACCGGGGAGAACGGGGCGGGCAAGAGCACGCTGTCCAAAATCCTTTGCGGGCTGGAACAGCCCACGCGCGGCGGCATGCAGCTGGCGGGGCAGGCGTACGCGCCCTCGTCGCGCCGCGATGCCGAGCGCCACGGCGTGCGCATGGTGATGCAGGAGCTGGGCCTGGTGCCCACGCTCACCGTGGCCGAGAATTTGTTGATGGGCCGCCTGCCGCACCGGTTGGGCTGGCTGCAGCGCGATGTGCTGCACGCCGCCGCCCGCGCGCAGTTGGCCAAGATCGGGCTCGACAGCATCGACCCCGCCACACCCGTCTCGCAACTGGGCATTGGCCAGCAGCAGATGGTGGAGATTGCGCGCAACCTGCAGGACGACACGCGCATCCTGGTGCTCGATGAGCCCACGGCCATGCTCACGCCGCGCGAGACCAATTACCTGTTTGAGCAGATCGCCCACCTCACCGCACGTGGCGTGGCCATCATCTACGTGTCGCACCGGCTCGAAGAACTGCGCCGCATTGCCGACCGCGTGGCCGTGCTGCGCGATGGCCGCCTGGTGGATGTGCGCCCCATGGCGGGCATGAGCGAAGACGACCTCGTGCAGCGCATGGTGGGCCGCGTGGTGAGCGACCTGGACCACCGCCCGCGCCGCCCCGTCGGCCCGGTGGTGATGAGCGCTGACAAGCTAGGCCGTGGCACCGCCGTGCAGGACGTGAGCCTGGAACTGCGGGCCGGTGAAATTTTTGGCATTGCCGGGCTGGTCGGATCAGGCCGCACCGAGCTGGTCCGTCTGCTGTTTGGCGCCGACCGTGCAGACCGTGGCAGCGTGACGTTGCACCCAGTTTTAGAGCAAAAACAGCCGCAAGCGCTAGAAGATCATGCGCAAGCAGCTACACAAAACATAGCAAAACCACCCACACCAGCTCCCACCGCACCGCGCACCTGGCAGCGGGGCTTTGCGTCACCGCTGCAGGCCATTGCCGCTGGAGTCGGCCTGGTCACCGAAGACCGCAAATCCCAGGGCCTGTTGCTGTCGCAACCCATCCGCATCAACGCCACGCTGTCCGACCTGTCGGCCGTGTCGCGCGGCGGCTGGCTGCAGCGCGGGCTCGAAAGCCGCCTGGTGCAGGGATTCATCCGCACCCTGCGCGTGCGCTGCCACGGCCCGGAACAACCTGTGGGCCAACTGTCCGGCGGCAACCAGCAAAAGGTGGTGTTCGCCCGCTGGCTGCACCGCGAAGGCCGCGTGCTGCTGCTCGATGAGCCCACGCGCGGCGTGGACGTGGGCGCGCGCGCCGAGCTGTATGGCGAGCTGGACCGCATGGCCCTGGAAGGCCGCGCGCTGCTCATGGTGTCGTCCGACCTGCGCGAACTCATGGCCATGGCCGACCGCATCGGCGTGATGAGCGCGGGCCGCCTGGTGGCCGTGTTCGAGCGCGGCGAGTGGTCCGAACAATCGCTGCTGGCAGCCGCGTTCTCCGAGCCCGGCGGGCGCCCACACACCAGCACCACCCCTTCAACCCCTTCTCCTGTCACCGCATGA
- a CDS encoding ABC transporter permease gives MNAPTASAAPAAAPSSTSVWRSQLGTYLGLMAVLAGMVALFSSLSEYFWSAETFITIANEIPALAVMAVGMTFVLIIAGIDLSVGSVMALAAATSAAAILQWGWTVPAAAALALATGLVCGTITGMISVAWRLPSFIVSLGMLEAVRGSAYVVTDSRTQYVGDAISWLSAPFFGGISFAFLLAVVLVVVAQLVLSRTVFGRCVVGIGTNEEAMRLAGVDPRPIRVIVFAMTGLLAGLAGLMQSARLEAADPNAGTGMELQVIAAVVIGGTSLMGGRGSVVNTAFGVLIIAVLEAGLAQVGASEPSKRIITGFVIVAAVIVDTLRQRRAKV, from the coding sequence ATGAACGCCCCCACCGCATCTGCCGCGCCCGCTGCGGCGCCCTCCTCTACCTCGGTCTGGCGCAGCCAGCTGGGCACCTACCTGGGCCTGATGGCCGTGCTGGCGGGCATGGTGGCGCTGTTCTCGTCGCTGTCCGAATACTTCTGGAGCGCCGAGACCTTCATCACCATCGCCAACGAAATCCCGGCCCTGGCCGTGATGGCCGTGGGCATGACCTTTGTGCTCATCATCGCGGGCATCGACCTGTCGGTGGGCTCGGTGATGGCGCTGGCCGCCGCCACCTCGGCCGCCGCCATCCTGCAGTGGGGCTGGACGGTGCCCGCCGCCGCCGCGCTGGCCCTGGCCACCGGCTTGGTGTGCGGCACCATCACCGGCATGATTTCTGTCGCATGGCGGCTGCCCTCGTTCATCGTGTCGCTGGGCATGCTCGAAGCCGTGCGCGGCAGCGCGTATGTGGTGACCGACTCGCGCACGCAGTACGTGGGCGATGCGATCTCTTGGCTGTCGGCACCGTTTTTTGGCGGCATCTCGTTCGCCTTTTTGCTGGCCGTGGTGCTGGTGGTGGTGGCGCAGCTGGTGCTGTCGCGCACGGTGTTTGGCCGCTGCGTGGTGGGCATTGGCACCAATGAGGAAGCCATGCGCCTGGCGGGCGTGGACCCGCGCCCCATCCGCGTGATCGTGTTTGCCATGACCGGCCTGCTCGCGGGCCTTGCGGGCCTGATGCAGTCGGCCCGGCTCGAAGCCGCCGACCCCAACGCAGGCACGGGCATGGAGCTGCAGGTGATTGCGGCCGTGGTGATTGGCGGCACCAGCCTGATGGGCGGGCGCGGCTCGGTGGTGAACACCGCGTTTGGCGTGCTCATCATTGCGGTGCTCGAAGCAGGCCTGGCCCAGGTGGGCGCCAGCGAGCCCAGCAAGCGCATCATCACGGGTTTTGTGATCGTGGCGGCCGTCATTGTGGACACGCTGCGCCAGCGCCGCGCCAAGGTCTGA